A single genomic interval of Bos javanicus breed banteng chromosome 26, ARS-OSU_banteng_1.0, whole genome shotgun sequence harbors:
- the FHIP2A gene encoding FHF complex subunit HOOK interacting protein 2A — MFSKFTSILQHAVEALAPSLPLQEDFVYHWKAITHYYIETSDDKAPVTDTNIPSHLEQMLVILVQEENEREFGETGPCMEYLLHHKILETLYTLGKADCPPGMKQQVLVFYTKLLGKIRQPLLPHINVHRPVQKLIRLCGEVLATPTENEEIQFLCIVCAKLKQDPYLVNFFLENKFKSLVSQGGPNAISEDVLKSQDSLSTDTGQSCQPEEPLGASGTEDQPSHQMGDLSTSLENLSVTALPEATVVRPNQDYNLVNSLLNLTRSPDGRIAVKACEGLMLLVSLPEPAAAKCLTQSTCLCELLTDRLASLYKALPQSVDPLDIETVEAVNWGLDSYSHKEDASAFPGKRALISFLSWFDYCDQLIKEAQKTAAVALAKAVHERFFIGVMEPQLMQTSEMGILTSTALLHRIVRQVTSDILLQEMVFFILGEQREPETLAEISRHPLRHRLIEHCDHISDEISIMTLRMFEHLLQKPNEHILYNLVLRNLEERNYTEYKPVCPEDKDVVENGLIAGAVDLEEDPLFTDISPDNTLSNQEWLSSSPPATPDHPKTDGKTEVHKIVNSFLCLVPDEAKSSYHVEGTGYDTYLRDAHRQFRDYCAICLRWEWPGSPKALERCNLEAAFFEGHFLKVLFDRMGRILDQPYDVNLQVTSVLSRLSLFPHPHIHEYLLDPYVNLASGCRSLFSVIVRVVGDLMVRIQRIQDFTPKLLLVRKRLLGLEPEGPVIDHITLLEGVIVLEEFCKELAAIAFVKYHAASTP, encoded by the exons ATGTTCTCCAAGTTCACCTCCATCCTGCAGCACGCCGTGGAGGCG CTTGCACCTTCTCTTCCTTTACAAGAAGATTTTGTTTACCACTGGAAGGCAATTACCCATTACTATATAGAGACTTCAG atgatAAAGCCCCGGTGACAGATACAAATATTCCATCTCATCTGGAACAGATGTTGGTTATCTTAGTACAAGAAGAAAATGAACGGGAATTTGGAGAGACGGGGCCATGTATGGAATATTTACTTCATCACAAGATCTTGGAAACATTATATACCTTAGGGAAAGCTGAT TGTCCTCCAGGAATGAAACAGCAAGTCTTGGTGTTCTATACCAAACTCCTGGGGAAAATCCGGCAGCCACTGCTCCCACACATCAACGTGCACAGGCCCGTGCAG AAGCTGATTCGACTGTGTGGTGAAGTCCTTGCAACGccaacagaaaatgaagaaattcagTTTCTCTGCATTGTGTGTGCAAAGCTGAAACAAGATCCCTATTTGGTTAATTTTTTCCTGGAG AACAAGTTTAAATCATTGGTTTCCCAAGGAGGCCCAAATGCAATTTCAGAAGATGTATTAAAAAGTCAAGATTCCTTGTCAACAGATACAGGCCAGTCCTGTCAGCCAGAGGAACCGTTGGGCGCTTCTGGAACGGAAGATCAGCCTTCTCATCAGATGGGTGACCTGTCCACGAGCTTGGAAAACCTCAGTGTCACTGCACTCCCAGAGGCTACAGTTGTTCGTCCAAACCAGGATTATAACCTAGTGAATTCTTTGTTAAATCTTACTAGAAGTCCT GATGGCCGAATAGCCGTGAAAGCCTGCGAGGGCTTGATGCTCTTAGTGAGCCTGCCGGAGCCAGCCGCCGCCAAGTGCCTCACGCAGAGCACATGCTTGTGCGAACTGCTCACCGACAGGCTCGCCTCCCTGTACAAGGCCCTACCTCAGTCAGTGGACCCCTTAGATAttgaaacagtggaagcagttaACTGGGG CTTGGACTCATATAGTCATAAAGAAGATGCTTCAGCATTTCCCGGAAAAAGAGCCTTAATTTCATTTCTCTCCTGGTTTGATTATTGTGATCAACTCATAAAGGAAGCACAAAAG ACTGCTGCTGTTGCTCTTGCCAAAGCTGTTCATGAAAGATTTTTTATTGGTGTTATGGAACCTCAGCTAATGCAAAC TTCTGAGATGGGTATTCTGACATCAACTGCTCTGCTCCATCGCATTGTTCGGCAAGTAACCTCCGACATTTTGCTTCAAGAAATGGTGTTTTTCATCCTTGGAGAACAGAGGGAACCAGAAACTCTGGCAGAAATTAGCAGACATCCTTTAAGACACAGGTTAATTGAACACTGTGATCACATATCTGATGAG ATCAGCATAATGACATTAAGAATGTTTGAACATCTTTTACAAAAACCCAATGAGCACATTCTTTACAACTTGGTCCTAAGAAATCTTGAAGAAAGAAACTATACAGAATATAAACCTGTGTGCCCAGAAGATAAAGATGTAGTGGAGAATGGATTAATAGCAGGAGCAGT AGATCTGGAAGAAGATCCCTTATTTACTGACATTTCACCAGATAACACTTTGTCAAATCAAGAGTGGCTTAGTTCCTCACCTCCTGCTACTCCAGACCATCCCAAAACCGATGGGAAAACTGAAGTCCACAAAATTGTAAATAG TTTTCTCTGTCTGGTCCCAGATGAAGCAAAATCGTCCTACCACGTGGAGGGCACTGGATATGACACCTACCTCCGAGACGCTCACAGGCAG TTCCGGGACTACTGTGCTATCTGCTTAAGATGGGAGTGGCCTGGCTCTCCAAAAGCATTGGAAAGGTGCAATTTAGAAGCAGCTTTTTTTGAAGGTCATTTTTTGAAAGTCTTATTTGACAGGATGGGAAGAATTCTTGATCAG CCATATGATGTCAACTTACAAGTAACATCGGTGTTATCTAgactttctctcttccctcatcCACACATACATGAGTACCTCTTGGACCCTTATGTGAACCTTGCGTCTGGCTGTAGATCTCTATTCTCTGTAATCGTCAGG GTTGTTGGAGACCTCATGGTTCGAATCCAGCGTATTCAAGACTTTACTCCCAAGCTTCTACTAGTCAGAAAGCGATTACTTGGTCTGGAACCTGAAGGACCTGT GATTGACCACATCACCTTGTTGGAGGGTGTGATTGTGCTGGAAGAGTTCTGTAAGGAGCTGGCGGCCATCGCCTTCGTGAAATACCACGCAGCCTCCACACCCTAA